The following is a genomic window from Coriobacteriaceae bacterium.
GCCTAGGGGTTTTTCTAGGGACCTCGGGCTCACTCGCTTCGCTTGATCGCTTCGTCCGGAGCCTCGCCCTCGTGCGGACCGGATTTCCCTGGTCCGCGGGCCGCGCTCCATCACGGGGACGTCCAGAACCCCGCCGAGCCACCCCCATCCGTCGCCCCGTCGGTCGTAGCGCCGCGTGCGCGGTGCAGGAATGTCTGCCTGCTGCGCGTCGGCTACGCCTCCCGGCCTCGCCTTAGCCCCCGACTGACCCTGGGAGGATTAGCCTTGCCCAGGAAACCTCGGGTTCACGGCGGACGAGTTACTCTCTCGTCTCTCGCTACTCATGCCAGCATTCTCACTCCCATGCGCTCCACCGCCGGTCGCCCGGCGGCTTCGCCGCCCATGGGAAGCTCCCCTACCGATTCTGAAAGTCAAAATCCCGCCGCTTCGGTGTCCAGCTTAGCCCCGTGTATTGTCGGCGCATGTCCACTCGACCAGTGAGCTGTTACGCACTCTTTGAATGCATGGCTGCTTCTAAGCCAACATCCTGGTTGTCTGGGCGGACGCACATCCTTTGCCACTCGGCTGGAACTTGGGGACCTTAGCGGGCGGTCCGGGCTGTTTCCCTCTCGAGCACACAGCTTAGCCCACATGCTCTGACTGCCGCGCTCTGGGCCGCCGGCATTCGGAGTTCGGTTGGATTCGGTAGGCGGCGAAGCCCCCTCGTCCATCCGGTGCTCTACCTCCGGCGGTGAACGCGCGACGCTAGCCCTAAAGCTATTTCGGGGAGAACGAGATATCTCCGGGTTTGATTGGCCTTTCACCCCTATCCGCAGGTCATCGCCGCCGTTTTCAACCGACGTGCGTTCGGCCCTCCACGGGGTCTTACCCCCGCTTCAGCCTGCCCACGGATAGCTCACCCGGCTTCGCGTCCGCGGCGCGGGACTCAAGTCGCCCTGTTAAGGCTCGCTTTCGCTCCGGCTCCCTTTCGGTTAACCTCGCCCCGCGCCAGCGACTCGCTGGCTCATTCTACAAAAGGCACGCCGTCACAACTGAAAAGTTGCTCCGACTGCTCGTGGGCGCACGGTTTCAGGTACTGTTTCACTCCCCTCCCGGGGTGCTTTTCACCTTTCCCTCACGGTACTGGTGCGCTATCGGTCACAGGGTAGTACTCAGGCTTGGATGGTGGTCCACCCAGGTTCGGACCGGGTTTCACGTGCCCGGCCCTACTCAGGGACCGCGTCGCGCCGTCCGGTCTGGGTTCGCGTACGGGGCTGTCACCCGCTGCGGCCGGCCCTCCCATGCCGTTCCGCTCCCCAGCCGGACCTGCGCCCGGGGGCGGCAGCCCCCGGATGCGCGGCCCTGCAACCCCGTCGGCGGAACCCCTGCCGGGTATGCCCGCTCGACGGTTTGGCCATCGGTCCCCTTTCGCTCGCCGCTACTCGGGGAGTCTCGAGATTGATTTCCTCTCCTCCGGGTACTTAGATGTTTCAGTTCCCCGGGTTGTCCTCCCGGCCCCTATGTGTTCGGGGTCGGGATATCCGTACTGCTACGGATGGGTTCGCCCATTCGGAGACCCCCGGGTCGAAGGATGTGTGCTCCTCGCCGGGGATTATCGCAGCTTGCCGCGTCCTTCATCGGCTCCCTGTGCCAAGGCATCCGCCGTGCGCCCGTGGTATCTTGCGGGACCGCTCTCGGGCCCGCGGGATATCCACGTGTCGCTAAAATTAATTAATCGATATCATGAATAGCGCTCGTATGTCGCAATTCGGGTATCTCATACCGCGGCACAGTAGTTGACTGTGCTCGCGATCAGATGCTCCTCACTCATTTATAAGTGAATTCTTCTTGTTTGGATCGGATGAATGATTGCTATCATTCTGTCTGATAAATCGCAGAAAAGAATCGAGTCTGGAAGAATGATCTTCCATCTCTCTCCTATCGCTATGCGGCTCTCAAGGTACGCGGGTGCGACCCCGGGGACCGGGTGCTGCGGGGACTTCATCGCGGGCGACATCCACCGGACGGGCTCCTGCCCTCTATTCGAGTTAAAGTTTGTCTCTCTAAGAACGTATCTCCCTAGAAAGGAGGTGATCCAGCCGCACCTTCCGGTACGGCTACCTTGTTACGACTTCACCCCCCTCACCCTCCACACCTTCGGCGCCTCCCCCCTCTCGGTTGGGCCGGCGACTTCGGGTGCAGACGACTCGGGTGGTGTGACGGGCGGTGTGTACAAGGCCCGGGAACGCATTCACCGCGGCATGCTGATCCGCGATTACTAGCAACTCCGACTTCATGGGGGCGGGTTGCAGCCCCCAATCCGAACTGGGGCCGGCTTTCCGGGATCCGCTCCCCCTCGCGGGGTGGCATCCCTCTGTACCGGCCATTGTAGCACGTGTGCAGCCCAGGGCATAAGGGGCATGATGACTTGACGTCGTCCCCGCCCTCCTCCGCCTTGACGGCGGCGGTCCCGCGTGGGTTCCCGGCATCACCCGATGGCAACACGCGGCGGGGGTTGCGCTCGTTGCGGGACTTAACCCAACATCTCACGACACGAGCTGACGACAGCCATGCACCACCTGTATGGGCTCCTCTCGGCCACGGGGTCTCCCCCGCTTCACCCATATGTCAAGCCCTGGTAAGGTTCTTCGCGTTGCTTCGAATTAAGCCACATGCTCCGCTGCTTGTGCGGGCCCCCGTCAATTCCTTTGAGTTTTAGCCTTGCGGCCGTACTCCCCAGGCGGGACGCTTAATGCGTTGGCTGCGGCACGGGGGGATCGTCCCCCCACACCTAGCGTCCATCGTTTACGGCTGGGACTACCAGGGTATCTAATCCTGTTCGCTCCCCCAGCTTTCGCGCCTCAGCGTCGGTCTCGGCCCAGAGGGCCGCCTTCGCCACCGGTGTTCCACCCGATATCTGCGCATTCCACCGCTACACCGGGTGTTCCACCCTCCCCTACCGGACCCAAGCCGCGGAGGTTCCGGGGGCTTCGGGGGGTTGAGCCCCCCGCTTCGACCCCCGGCCTGCCGGGCCGCCTACGCGCGCTTTACGCCCAATGAATCCGGATAACGCTCGCCCCCTACGTATTACCGCGGCTGCTGGCACGTAGTTAGCCGGGGCTTCTTCTGCAGGTACAGTCTTGACTCTTCCCTGCTGAAAGCGGTTTACGACCCGAAGGCCTCCGTCCCGCACGCGGCGTCGCTGCGTCAGGGTTCCCCCCATTGCGCAAGATTCCCCACTGCTGCCTCCCGTAGGAGTCTGGGCCGTGTCTCAGTCCCAATCTGGCCGGTCGGTCTCTCAACCCGGCTACCCGTTGTCGGCACGGTGGGCCGTCACCCCGCCGTCTACCTGATGGGCCGCGGAGCCATCCCCTCCCGTCGGGGCTTTAGCCGGGGTGCCATGCGGCACCCCGGGGTATCCGGTATTACCCGTCCTTTCGGGCGGCTATCCCGGGGGAGGGGGCAGGTTCTCCACGTGTTACTCAGCCGTTCGCCACTCGCTTCCACCCGGAGGTGGGTGCCGTTCGACTTGCATGTGTTAGGCGCGCCGCCAGCGTTCATCCTGAGCCAGGATCGAACTCTCCGTCCAAAATATATGGGCTTCGAGCCCGTCCGGTCCTCTCAGTCATTCGCTGATCGGTTCCGTTCGATTCATATGGTTCTATTAGATAGGAAAAGGAATTTCTCGGGGCCGCCTCTCGGCGGCCTTGCGAAAAACAAATCCAAGTTAGACCATTTCAAATGGTTCGATGTCTGCCCGGATGCGACACATCTGGTGTGTCCATCCTCGCAGTATCCGGTTCTCAAGGTGCACGCCCCGCGGTCCATCCGGTTCGACCGGGCCGCGCGGCAAGGAGATATATTGCCAGACCGGAGGGCCCCCGGGGGCGGGAATCCAGCACTCCATATTTTGTTCACAAATGAATAGAACCCTCAGTTGCTTCACTGAGGCCGTATTCGAAGCAGCAGCTTCTGATATTGGCGATGACCAGCTGGTTTAAAGGTGTTAAGGCATCGGTCATCTCTGGAGCGCCACTTTACTCCAAAAGCATCAGCTATTTGTTTCCCGTCGGTAAAAGGCAGATTTTGTTCGCCAAGCGTTCTTATATATAGAGAAGTTCGGGTTCGAACCCGTGCCGCGGCAACAAAAAAGCGACCAACCGGAGTCGATCGCTTTCTATTCTATGGTGGAGCATCCAGAAGATGCTTCCGAACTCGTTTTCTCGGTGCCATTCATGCTTTCGAAGCATCGTTCGACCTTCGCAGCCTCATGTTTTGAGGATCTGCCGTGTTTATCACTGTTATTAATGAGTGTGCGGAAGTGATCCTCATACAGATACGTGCGATCCGCCAGAGAACTGAGAAGCATCTTTCTGCAGCCCTCGTTGTCTATCCTCGCATCTCTCAGGTCTTCCGGAAATTCACAAGCAGTCTTAGGGTCAGTTTGTTTCTGCTTTCAGAGACTTGTTTGAGAGTTATTAAAGACAGTTCAAAACAATAAGTGAGACACCATAAAGCAGAGCAAGATGTGCCGGATAGAAAATGTAGAAGAAGTATTTCAGCTTCAGCCCTCGCTTGCCATTATAAAGATTGATAAGCAGCAACGAAACGACCGCGGCAGCAACATCAGGATTAAATACATTAGCTGTAGCAAACTCAAATCCGCCGCCAACTATATGGCATGACGAAAGGAGCACTGCGCATACTGCAGCAAAGAACATCTTGGCCTTGCTGTCGTGGAATAAATAGAATGCAGCCACAAGCAGAATGCCATACACGCCGCCATCTAGTTTAGTGTATTCAGCTGCCAGTGCTGTCAAAACAATCAGAGCAATTTCTGCGATGTGCCTCTTCCATTTTGAAAGACTTTGTATCTTTTCCAGAATAATCAAAAAGACCAAGGAAAGCAGGAGCTCGCACATAACATTTTGTTGCCGAAGGTCAAAGAGTTGCCCGGTTTGAACGAAATCGTATATGGGCTCCGCAATGATTGCGAAGACAAGCATATTTCGCAGGTACTTCTTTATGTCATGAGTATGCAAAAATCCCTCAACTATCAAAAAGCAAAATAAGGGAAATGCAATTCTGCCAAGAACATGAAGCACATCCGAAGCCTCGCTTAGAATCGCCCACTGCTCGTCTGATATCTGATTGTACGATGCGTGAGTCATGATTCCATTGGTCAGGACGATCCTGCTTACATGATCGAGAACCATCGAAATGGCCGCTATTATCTTTAATGTGCTGCCGCTAATTCCGTATCTATCTGTTTTCATTTCGTTTTCCTTTCTTTGGGTGGGCCGTCAGGGGTTCAGCCTGCTCCGCAGGCGGCCGCTGCGGCGCTTCGCGCCTTGCGCGCTGCGCTGGCAAACGCTCACGCGTTTACTCAGCTCCGCGCCCCGACGGGTTCGAACCCGTGGCGCGGCAATAAAAAAGCGGCCGGCATCCGCCAGTCGCTTTTCTATTCTATGGTGGGCCGTCAGGGGTTCGAACCCTGGACCTTGGGATTAAAAGTCCCCTGCTCTGCCAGCTGAGCTAACGGCCCGCGGGTGGCATTGTACCACGGTCTGGGACTATTCCCAACTCCATTGGCCGTTCTGGAAAATCACAACTTCACGTCCATCAGGCGTAATGCCCTTAATATCGATGTCGTCCGTGCCGATCATAAAATCGACGTGCGCGCTCGAGACGTTAACGCCATGCTCCAGGAGCTCTTCCTTGGACATGTCGTACCCACCCTCGATGCATTCGGGGAAACCGACACCTAGCGCGAGATGGCAGCTAGCGTTCTCGTCATAGAGCGTGTCATAGAACAGAACGCCGCTTTCGCGGATCGGAGTGTTCTTGGAAATGAGCGCGACCTCGCCCAGATGAGCGGCACCTTCATCGGTGTCAATAATGCTCGCAAGCGTCGCCTTGCCCACACGGGCATCGTAGTCCACTACGCGGCCGGCCTCGAACTTAATCCAAAAATCGTCAACCTTGTTACCGTGGTGAATGAGCGGCATAGCCGAATACACGATACCGTCGGCACGCATACGATCAGGCGAGGTGAAGACCTCCTCGGTGGGGATGTTGGGGAAGAAGGGGTGTCCATCGGGCGTCTTACCCTTGCCGCCGGCCCACTCGTGACCCTTCGTCATGCCAATCGTCAGATCGGTTCCATTTGCCGCGGTGTAATGTAGGCGGTCAAAACGATTGTCGTTCAGGAAACGCAGGTTCTTTTCGAATGCCGCGTCATGAAGCTCCCAGTCGCTCTCCGGGTCCTGGCCATCGGCACGAGCGGTGTGCAGAATCGCATTCCACAGCTTATAGATTGCAACCTCATCGGCGTCTCCCGGGAACACCTCGCGCGCCCATGCCACGACCGGAGCGCCAGCGATGCACCACGGGTTGATGTTGTAGTCCAGTCCACGGCGGAAGACCTTGCACTGCGTATTCCTTGCCTTAGAAGCTGCAGCAGGCTTGGCGGGATCGATGCCCTTAAGGGCGGCAGGGTCCGCACCCTCGATAAAGATAAAGCAGGCGCCGTCCTGGGCCAGGGAATCCAGCTGCAGGCGCTTCCACTCGGGCGTCTGCTCAAAATAGCTTTTATCGACATGCTCGTACGTGAGCCTCGTCACGGCATCATCGGCCCAAATGACCGTCACGTGACCAGCGCCGGCGGCATAAGCCTCCGCGACCACCACGCGGGCAAAGGGCGCGCACTCGACCGGAGACTGAACGACAACCTCCTGGCCGGGCTTGACGTTTACGCCCTTGCGGACAACCAGGCGCGCATAGTTTTTAATCTTGGGCTCCAGGGCCTTCATGCCCTCCAGAGCTTCTTCGACCGTCAGGGCAGCTCGAATCATGTGCCACTCCATCTATCTATAGAACAGTAAAAAGGCGCGCCGCTAAAACGACGCGCCTTATATCTTAGCGATATGTATGAATACAAACGCTACTTCTTCTTGGAGTCCTTCTTGTCCTCCTCGGCAGCCGCGCGCTCAATAAGAGCGTTGAGCTTGTTCTCGGACATGCCCTCGGCCTGCGTGCGGTACATGTTGCGCAGGGGACGGATACGAACGAAGTCGTAGATAAAGTCACCCAGGATGATGACATAG
Proteins encoded in this region:
- a CDS encoding conjugal transfer protein TraX, with product MKTDRYGISGSTLKIIAAISMVLDHVSRIVLTNGIMTHASYNQISDEQWAILSEASDVLHVLGRIAFPLFCFLIVEGFLHTHDIKKYLRNMLVFAIIAEPIYDFVQTGQLFDLRQQNVMCELLLSLVFLIILEKIQSLSKWKRHIAEIALIVLTALAAEYTKLDGGVYGILLVAAFYLFHDSKAKMFFAAVCAVLLSSCHIVGGGFEFATANVFNPDVAAAVVSLLLINLYNGKRGLKLKYFFYIFYPAHLALLYGVSLIVLNCL
- a CDS encoding aminopeptidase, encoding MIRAALTVEEALEGMKALEPKIKNYARLVVRKGVNVKPGQEVVVQSPVECAPFARVVVAEAYAAGAGHVTVIWADDAVTRLTYEHVDKSYFEQTPEWKRLQLDSLAQDGACFIFIEGADPAALKGIDPAKPAAASKARNTQCKVFRRGLDYNINPWCIAGAPVVAWAREVFPGDADEVAIYKLWNAILHTARADGQDPESDWELHDAAFEKNLRFLNDNRFDRLHYTAANGTDLTIGMTKGHEWAGGKGKTPDGHPFFPNIPTEEVFTSPDRMRADGIVYSAMPLIHHGNKVDDFWIKFEAGRVVDYDARVGKATLASIIDTDEGAAHLGEVALISKNTPIRESGVLFYDTLYDENASCHLALGVGFPECIEGGYDMSKEELLEHGVNVSSAHVDFMIGTDDIDIKGITPDGREVVIFQNGQWSWE